The Nitrospirota bacterium DNA segment CGAGCTCAAGGCGATGGGTGGTCAGCAGCACCCGGTGTTGGGAAACTATGGCGTCATGTCGGCTAAGAACGGTGGAATCAATGTCATTATCACGACCACCATTCTGAGCTTCGTGTGGTACATGCGAGGCAACAAGGTCTCGACGGTATCCTGGTCGAAGTTTGGCAATATCTTCATGGGCTGCTTTTTCGGTTGCGCCTACGTGAATATCATCGGACTCGCGGTCCTGGGATATTATATTCCGGCGAACGTGCGCGTCGGTCTGTCGGTTCCTCAGGTGGCGACGACCCTATCCTGCCTCTTCTTCATGTTTGCGCTCAATAGCTTCATGATGAAGGGTGCGAAGCAGATGGGGCCCATCGAGTGGGGGAAGATCTCGGCTCGTTCGCAATATGCGTTGATCATGCTCGCGACGGCCTTTACCTGGATGATGGGGTTGATGGGGTATATTCGCTCATCAGTCCGATTGTTCTGGCACGTGAATGAAATCATGCGAGATAACTCACCCTGGGCCTATACCCATACGGTGGGGTTCGCCGCAAACATGATTTCATTCAATGTGTTGTTCTTCTGGATCAGCATTCTCTTTGTCTTCTGGCTTGGTAGCCTGGGGGTGAAGAAGGCGCCAGTTGAAGCAAAGGCAGGGGTTCCTGGTGGCGCCGCACAGCCAGCTGGGAGTCACTGATCATCTTTAGGATCTTGCTTGGGGGAGTGGAGGCACGTGGTACGTGCCTCCACTCTTACCAAAACCTCAGGAGGTTACAATCGTGGGCGATCTGATAAACGAAGCAATTTCAATAGGGTGGCCGCTGCTCGCGCTTCTCGCGGGGCTTCTCGTGTATTCCCTGGTATCGATTAGCGATCCAGTGGCAAAGAAACGCGCAATATTCAAGCTCTTTATTGGCATCATCGCAGCGTTCATGCTGTTGGTCGCAATTGCGCATTACAAGACCAGCTTCTATGAAGCGAATCGGATGCTGCCGGTCTCTTTAGTGCTTATCACCGCGATGTGCTTCATGATGGGAATCTACTTCCCCAATCAAGCCGCATTACTGAAGATCGGCGGCTTTATGTTTTTTGTCGCGGCCGGTCTCTCCGGATATGGGAATTGGCTGCCGCAGGTTGAAGGAGGATTCCCACCAAAAGAAGAGAAGATCCAGTTTGAGTCGATGACTGCACAGCAATTGGCCGATGAAGGCGAAAAGATCATTTTCGGTGGTATCGGGCAAAATAAGGTTCAGGGCGCGATTGGAAAAGGGCAATGTCCTCTTTGTCACGCATTCCACAAAGGAATGTTGGGAGAGCGTGCGCCAAACCTTGATGGTATTCCTGAGCGCGCAGGCAAAGAGCGGCTGGAAGATCCTAAGTATAGCAAGGGAAAGCCTGCGGGTAGAGACTATGCTCAGAAGGAAGCTTTTCCTGGAGCGGGTACCGCAGAGAATGGCCAGGAGTATATCGCTGAATCCCACGCCTGCCCGAGCTGTTATGTTGTTGCCGGCTTTGGCGTGAAGGGTACGAACGATAAAGAAAGCCCAATGCCTGCCATCCACAAGCCACCGATCTCGCTGAGTCTCCCAGAGTTGGCGGCTGTGGATACGTGGCTTTATATCCGCGAAGGGCGCGATGCTCCGACATACGAGGAAATCATCAAGTCGTATGAAAAGTTTGTTCCTGAGGCGGATAGGCCGAAACAGCAAGACGATAAGGCCGCCGGTCCACCCAGCGCCTTGATGGCGGATGGAACTGAGCCGGTCGATCAGATTTTTGCAAAGGCTCAGTGCGTGGCTTGCCATACGATCCCTGGCATTCCTGGGGCGGTCGGCACGATCGGTCCTAAACTGGAAGAGGGGACAAATGCCCCGCTTCGCATAAAGAGTGCGGATTATAAAGGTACAGCAAAGACCACTCCTGATTATATCATGGAGTCGATCATTTCACCGAGCGCCTATGTCGTGAAGCCATTTCCAGACAATACGATGCCCAAGGTGTTCGGGCAGAAGCTCAGTGCCGGGGCTCTGAAGAAGATCGTCGATTATTTGTCACAGGTAAAGGCGGGATCGCCGCCGCCGAAGATTTCATAATCGTGCCTGTCTACCTCTTTTGTTCAGCAAAGGGAGTTTGCCGATGAAAGCATTAATGTCAGTCGCGGCACTCATAGGAGCAGTTGGGATACTCCTGCTTGCCGGAATGATTGTCGATATCATTCCGTCAAATACAGTGCGCCTGGTCGAAGGTTACATGCCCATGCAAGTGCTTTTTGAGCTCACGCTATTTGTTGCGGGCTTTACAGGGTTGAGCTACATGTTGAGTTCCATGGGAATGGCGGTCCCTCGCTTTTGGCAGGGGATTTCGTTTTGGGCGTTCATTCTCCTGTACTTGAAGTATCGCGTGTATCCGCCAATCCCGTTCAGTGTTCGTGCGATGTACGGGACTGTCTCGCTCGTATCCGTCTTCATGTGGGTCTCTGCGAGTGAAGAAGATTGGAAGAAGTTCAAGCAGCCGATCATGAATATCCTGGATGCTCAATCCGGGGTGAACAAGCTGTTGCGGTACGCCTACTTGGTGGTGTTGCCCATTCTGATCGGTGGATTTTCCTATAACGCGATGGTGCCGAAGTCGGAGGAGCCCATCGAGTTGCGCACGGTGCATCCGGCGCCACCCGCCAGCACCAAGGTGCATGGCAAGACGTACACGCTCCAAACGTCGCAGAATCCCTATCGTGTCAACCTCGAAGGGAAGTTCGATCAGGAATATAGCAACGCGAATATTGTGGAACAGGGCATGGGTCGGTTGATGAAGCCGAACGCCAATCCCTGGGATAAAGATGCTCAGGGCTATCTGAAGTATGTGCGTGAGGGAGGAGAGATCTTCTTCCAAAACTGCCACTTCTGCCACGGCGATAACCTGAACGGTCGCGGCCTCCATGCTTTCGCGTTCAATCCAATTCCTGCGAACTTTACTGATCCGGGAACGATTGCACAATTACAGGAAACGTTTATTTTCTGGCGCGTCTCCAAGGGTGGAATCGGGTTGCCGAACGAAGGCTTCCCCTGGGCCTCAGTGATGCCACCGTGGGAGCAGCATCTGACTGTAGACGAAATCTGGAAAGTGATCTTGTTCGAGTATTGGCATACGGGGTATTACCCCCGAACCTGGGACTAATCGTTCACGGGAATTTCTAGCCAACCTGGATTTACGACATGAGGGAAACCATGAAGAATTCGTTTAGTCTGAAGGCGGGGGCGCTCCTCGCGACTGCCTTTGGAATTATCCTGGTCTCCGGGAGCACCGGGGGCGTAGCGTTTGCCGTAGAAGCCCTTCCTGAGGGTTTCAAGAAGGCTGAATTGTCGCCTGAACCTGCTGCCGACATGATTGAGGCAGGCAAGCGTGTGTACTTTACCAAGTGTGTTTGGTGTCACGGCGTCGATGGTGCGGGCGATGGGCCTGGCGCAGACCGTCTCTGGCCTCGTCCCCGTAACTTCAACCAGGGGACGTTCAAGATTCGGCGCACGGCGAGCGGTGAGTTGCCGTTGTTCGATGCCAAGAAACCTATTCCTGGTCAGAACGATCTGTTTGAGACCGTCACGCATGGTCTGCCAGGTTCAGCCATGCCATCCTGGGAAGGCATTCTGACGGAGGAGCAACGACTCCAAGTGTTGTCTTTCGTGACCACCCAGCTGGTGAAGGACCGGAAGTTTACGGATAAGCAGTCCGAGAGCCAGACCGTGTTGCAGTTGGACGAACTGAAGCCGATTCCCGTCTCAGAGGAGAGTTTAAAGAAGGGCGCAGAGCTTATCGTCGAAAAGAAGTGCGTGGAATGTCACGGCGCTGAAGGCCGTGGCGACGGCAATGCGTTCAATCTGAAGGACGATTGGGGCTTTTCGATTCAGCCGGCCGACTGGCACAAGTGCTGGAACTTCAGGGGCAGCCGCCAAGATCCCTATAACGTCAAAAACATTTTCCGGACATTCTCAACTGGAGTCAACGGTACTCCGATGCCTTCGTTTGCTGACAACAGCACGGTCGAAGAACGGTGGCACATTGCTAACTTTGTGAACTCGCTGTGTGAGCGGGAAGCCGACGGGAAACCCCTTTCAATCGATCCATTGGCAGACAAGCCGAAGATCAACTTCGTGGTCTCGTCAGGTGTGGTTGAAGGAGAGATTCCTGCAGATCCAGAGCATGAATTGTGGAAGAATCGGGCCAGGCGGTATGTGGCAATGGGTGGTCAGATCACTCACAAGCCAAGAAACTTCGTGAATCGGATCGACGATATTTGGGTGAAGTCCCTCTACAACGACAAACATGTCGTATTCATGTTCCAGTGGGACGACCGGACGAAGAGCGTAGCCGAAGGGAAGTTGCCTTGGGCGCCAACGTCCGTGAATGTCGATGTCAAAGAACAAGATCCGAAGACCGGCGAAGAGGGTTCGATTGCCGCGCATCAGAATAACTACACGGTGTATAACGATGCGATCGCGATGCAAACGGCCGTGAAGTGGAAGGAGCTTCCGGCGCCGATTAAACCACGGTATCTGTTCGGCAGCAACGAGCAGTTCCCTGTTGATATTGTGAAGTGGGAAGCTGATGGCTCACTCCGTGCCTTTGAAGGTACCGGTTGGGACAAGGACTTCACCCAACGCGATACCTACGAAGAGAACATCAAGATTCTTCACTCAGAGTGGAAGAATGGACGGTGGACGGTCATCATTCAACGTCCTTTGGGAAACAAGAAGGATCAGGATTACGACGAAGATACGTTCTTCGAAATGGGACAGTATATTCCCACGGTATTCTTTGCTTGGGACGGCCACAATGGCGACGCAGGGCGGAAGATGGCCGTGTCGGCCTTCTACTACACCTTCCTGGAGCCACCAACGCCTCGCGAAGCCTACATCTATCCGGTTGTGATTGCCTTTGGTGTGGTCCTCCTGGAAGGGTGGGTTCTCACGAGACGATCCAACAAGCGGAAGGGAAAGACGCTCTAACGTTCATCTGAGCGAGAGAGTCTGGAGAAGCATGAGGGGGTGGGGTAACCCACCCCCTCTTTCTTTTGGGCCGTCGGCTATGAGGGCATGATGGAGCGTGACATAACCGGCGTCCTGCTTGCCGGAGGGAAAAGCCGGAGAATGGGCGAAGATAAACGGCATCTCGTTGTGGGGGAGCAAACACTCCTTGAGCGAGGACTCGCCGTGCTTCGCTCAATCTTTCAAGAGGTGTTGGTCGTCATTGCGCAGGACAGTCCTGTACTCGATGTCGATGCGAGAGTTGTTCGAGACCTGGTACCGGATTGCGGTAGTCTTGGAGGGTTGTATACGGGGCTTACAGAGGCCACGGCACCCTATATATTCGTGGTCGCCTGCGATATGCCGTTTCTGGATCAGGCGGTCATTTCCCAGTTCACTAGTCGAAGAACGTCTACAGATATTGTCATGGCGAAACTTGCGGGCCGGTTACATCCAATGCATGCCTTGTATAGCAAACGGTGCCTGCCCGTCATTGAGCAGATGGTGTTGGCGCGACAGCTCAAGATCCAAGAGATCATGTCGTGCGAGTTCCTCCGGGCCCAATATGTAACTGAGGCGGATCTGCTTGGTATCGATCCCTCCGGACGTTCTTTTCAAAATGTGAATACACCTGCAGATCTTGAAGTCGCGCGATCCCTGCTGGCACAGTCACCTCCATCTGGACAGTAAGGTACAGCGTGGCAAGAACGATCGTCATGATCCACCCAGGCGGCCTTGGCGATGTGTGCTTGGCTGTGCCTGCCATGATTCGATTGCGCAACCGTTTCCCCAGCCATCGGCTCCTGCTCTGTGCAGGAAGCCAAGTCTCAACGCTGCTGCTTGCATGCAGGATTATTGATGACTGGACCTCTGTGCAGAGACGTGCTTGTGCGGACCTGTTCGCCGGTTCGGTTACGGATCAGCTACAGACATGGTTGGAGGATTGCGATCTTGCCATTGGCTGGATGGAGGATGTCGATGGCAGGCTGAGTGGGGTACTCAAGGCAGCTGGCATCCGCGAGGTGATCATGAGGTCTCCCTTCTCACTCATGATCTATGCGACACATCAACGCGATCGGTTTCTTGAGGCGATCAATGAGGCGCCGTATGACGGCGAGGGGCACGCAGGGCTGATGGTATCGGAACCGCTCCTTTCTCTCGGACAGGCCTGTCTTGAAACGGCGGGTCTTTTGAGCGGCCAACCTTTTGTTATCATTCATCCGGGGAGTGGGAGCGTCCATAAGTGTGTGGCCCCAGAGATACTCGCGTCCGTCGTTTCCGCGCTTCAGCATTCTGGAATGATTCCAGTGATTCTCGAGGGGCCGGCAGACCGGGAGCCAGTCGAGCGGCTTTTTCAGGCATGTAGACAACCGCCGGTTGTCTTGAAGGGCCTGGATATTCGCACCGTTGCCGGGGTGCTGGCTCACGCTCGGTTCTTTCTTGGGCAAGATTCTGGCGTGACACATATGGCGGGGTTGCTAGGGGTGCGTACGGTGGCTCTCTTTGGTCCAACTGATCCTAATCGTTGGGCTCCCAGCGGCACACATGTCACTATCGTGCAGGGGCTTCCTTGTCTCTGTCGTTCTTGGGGCGACGTTCGTCGCTGCGAGGATCAGCCCTGTCTCAAGATATCGCAGCAGGATCTTGTGTCACTCTGTCTGGCACAGCTCAGAGAGGCTGTGGTTTGACAGAGAATCCCCTTCGTCTGCCTTGTCACTAACTATCCCGTATGCTACAGTGGCCAGTTCGTTTTTCCTTTCATTGCTAATGACTTAGGAGTTTTTATCTTGTCCAGCGGGGTCGTTCAGGAAAAGGTCACCAGTGCACTTCTCGTAGCGCTGAATGGAGCTAAACAGAAGGGCCAGCTGAAGACGGAAGCCTGGCCTGAACTGAGTCTGGATGCTCCCAAACGGCCAGAGTGGGGAGATTTAGCTTCAACGGTTGCGATGTCGCTCGCGGCCTCCGAGCAACGAGCCCCCCACGACATCGCTCAGATCATCATCGACAACCTCGCTCAGCGCGAACAACTCTTCGACCGGGTCGAAATTGCCAGACCCGGGTTCCTGAATCTCACGCTCAAGCCTTCCATCTGGCAGGAAGTGCTCAGAGAAATCGAGACGAAAGGATCAACTTACGGGCGAGCTGAATTGGGTGAGAGTCGGCGCGTCTTGGTGGAATATGTGAGTGCTAATCCAACTGGCCCGTTGCATGTGGGCCATGGGCGTGGCGCGGCAGTCGGGCAGGCGGTTGCGAATATGCTCAAGGCGGTCGGGTATGACGTCGTGAGTGAGTACTACATTAACGACGCCGGCCGGCAGATGAAATTGCTGGGAGCCTCCGTCTACGCCAGGTACGAAGCATTATCGAACCGTCCCGTTGAGTTTCCGGCAGAAGGATATCACGGGGCCTACATTACCGCTGTGGCCGAGCATGTGAAGCAACAGCTCGCGTCTGAGCTGACCGGACGTACGGCTGCAGAGGTGGAGGAGCGCTGTCGTACGTTTGCCTATCAGGAGTTGCTGGGGCTGATTCGCGAGGATCTGAAGTATTTCGGGATTGAGTTCGAGTCCTGGTTCAGCGAGGCCTCCCTGGTAGATTCTGGTGCGGTGCAGCGGGTGCTGGATGAATTGAAAGCGCAGCAGTTCCTCTTCGAAGAGGAAGGGGCCTGGTGGTTTCGATCCTCCGCATTCGGTGATGAGAAAGACCGTGTTGTCCGGAAGCAGGACGGCGAGTACACCTACCTGGCGTCCGATATCGCCTACCATCAGGATAAGTTGCGGCGCGGATACGATCTCTTAATCGACGTCTGGGGTGCGGATCACCATGGCTACATTCCCCGCATGCAAGCGGTCGTGCAGGCCTATGGGCATCCAAAAGATCGTCTTCAGGTCGTGCTGGTTCAGATGGTGAATCTGTTGCGTGGCGGGAAAAAAGTGGAGATGTCGAAGCGGGCCGGCGAGTTCATTACGATGCGGGAGGTCATCGATGAAGTCGGGGCCGACGCGGCCAAGTTCTTTTTTTTGATGCGCGATTCCAATTCACACCTCGACTTCGATTTGGAGTTGGCGAAGCAACGGTCATCCGATAATCCCGTCTATTATGTGCAGTATGCCCATGCCAGGATCTCCAGCCTCTGGCGCGTCGCGGCTGCGCGAGGCATCGCCTGTCCTCTGCCGAGCGAGACGGATCTATCGGTATTGACGGATCCGGATGAATTGGGGTTGATTCGCAAGCTCTCGGCGTATCCGTCAGTCCTCCAGGGCAGTGCCCTGGCCTATGAGCCTCACCGGATGACCTATTATCTTCAGCAGCTAGCCGGGTTGCTCCATACGTTTTACAACAAGCACCGGATTCTGCCTCCCGCTGCGGATCGAGATCTTCTGGCGGTGACGCCGGAGGGATTGGCTCCTGTCGAGGGTGTGCCGAAAGAAGTGCTGGTCCCTGAGCGGACTGCGGCGAGATTGGCGCTGATGCGTGGCATCCAGCAAGTCTTGAAGAATGGGCTCGGCGTACTCGGGGTTTCCGCACCGGATCAGATGTAGCGTGCAAAAGGGACTATGAATTTTTCAGTGCTGCAGGAAGATCGTGCGACGAGTGCGCGGTTGGGGAGACTCAGTACTGCGCATGGTGCGATCGATACGCCGGCTTTTATGCCGGTTGGCACGTTGGGGCCGGTGAAAGGGATCGACCCCGCCGATCTCGAGCAACTCGGCTTTGGTCTGATGCTGAATAACGCCTACCACCTCTATCTGCGGCCTGGGCATAAGGTCGTGGCGGAGATGGGTGGATTACATCGTTTTACCGGATGGCCCGGATCGATCTTGACGGATAGCGGTGGATTCCAGATTTTCAGTCTAGCTAAATTGTGCAAGGTCACGGACGAAGGTGTGAGTTTTCAGTCGCATCTCGATGGGTCCACGCATTTCATTACACCCGAAACGGCCATTGAGATCGAGGAAGCGCTGGGGGCCGATATCATGATGGCGTTCGACCATTGCGTGGCCTTGCCGGCTGAAAAAGAGGTGGTGCGGGATGCGGTGCGACGGACCACCCTCTGGGCGAAACGCTGTCAGGACAGCCGGCGTCGCACGGATCAAGCCCTCTTCGGCATTGTACAAGGCGGTTTGGATGCAGAGCTCCGCGTGACTTCCGCACGCGACCTCGTCGGGCTTGGGTTCGAGGGGTATGCGGTCGGGGGGCTTTCGGTGGGAGAATCGAAAGCCGAGATGCATGCCATGTTGGATGTGACGGTGCCGGAGCTGCCGGTTGCAAAGCCGCGGTATTTGATGGGTGTCGGCATGCCGGAGGACTTGATCGAGGGTGTCGCTCGAGGGATCGATCTCTTCGATTGTGTCGTGCCGTCGCGCCATGGGCGGACCGGCTCGCTGTTTACCAGTTTTGGGCGAGTGGTGATCAAACAAGCGCGGTATATCCGTGATGAACAGCCGATCGATCCGGCTTGTGGCTGTCCGGTCTGCGCCCGCTATTCCCGGGCCTATCTGCATCACCTCTTCCAGGTGAAAGAAATGTTGTCGTCGAGACTGAATACGATCCACAATCTCTGGTATTTTGCCGATTTGATGGGCCAGATACGGTCAGCGATCGCACAGGGGATGTTGCAGTCGTTCCGGGACGAGTTTTACCGGTCCCGGGCGGCATCGGACGTTTCCGCGGTCGACGTGGCTGAGGCTGATATTCACCGGCATGCCAGGTTGGACTAACCCTGTCGAGGAGGACTC contains these protein-coding regions:
- the tgt gene encoding tRNA guanosine(34) transglycosylase Tgt, whose amino-acid sequence is MNFSVLQEDRATSARLGRLSTAHGAIDTPAFMPVGTLGPVKGIDPADLEQLGFGLMLNNAYHLYLRPGHKVVAEMGGLHRFTGWPGSILTDSGGFQIFSLAKLCKVTDEGVSFQSHLDGSTHFITPETAIEIEEALGADIMMAFDHCVALPAEKEVVRDAVRRTTLWAKRCQDSRRRTDQALFGIVQGGLDAELRVTSARDLVGLGFEGYAVGGLSVGESKAEMHAMLDVTVPELPVAKPRYLMGVGMPEDLIEGVARGIDLFDCVVPSRHGRTGSLFTSFGRVVIKQARYIRDEQPIDPACGCPVCARYSRAYLHHLFQVKEMLSSRLNTIHNLWYFADLMGQIRSAIAQGMLQSFRDEFYRSRAASDVSAVDVAEADIHRHARLD
- the argS gene encoding arginine--tRNA ligase, which translates into the protein MSSGVVQEKVTSALLVALNGAKQKGQLKTEAWPELSLDAPKRPEWGDLASTVAMSLAASEQRAPHDIAQIIIDNLAQREQLFDRVEIARPGFLNLTLKPSIWQEVLREIETKGSTYGRAELGESRRVLVEYVSANPTGPLHVGHGRGAAVGQAVANMLKAVGYDVVSEYYINDAGRQMKLLGASVYARYEALSNRPVEFPAEGYHGAYITAVAEHVKQQLASELTGRTAAEVEERCRTFAYQELLGLIREDLKYFGIEFESWFSEASLVDSGAVQRVLDELKAQQFLFEEEGAWWFRSSAFGDEKDRVVRKQDGEYTYLASDIAYHQDKLRRGYDLLIDVWGADHHGYIPRMQAVVQAYGHPKDRLQVVLVQMVNLLRGGKKVEMSKRAGEFITMREVIDEVGADAAKFFFLMRDSNSHLDFDLELAKQRSSDNPVYYVQYAHARISSLWRVAAARGIACPLPSETDLSVLTDPDELGLIRKLSAYPSVLQGSALAYEPHRMTYYLQQLAGLLHTFYNKHRILPPAADRDLLAVTPEGLAPVEGVPKEVLVPERTAARLALMRGIQQVLKNGLGVLGVSAPDQM
- a CDS encoding c-type cytochrome; the encoded protein is MKNSFSLKAGALLATAFGIILVSGSTGGVAFAVEALPEGFKKAELSPEPAADMIEAGKRVYFTKCVWCHGVDGAGDGPGADRLWPRPRNFNQGTFKIRRTASGELPLFDAKKPIPGQNDLFETVTHGLPGSAMPSWEGILTEEQRLQVLSFVTTQLVKDRKFTDKQSESQTVLQLDELKPIPVSEESLKKGAELIVEKKCVECHGAEGRGDGNAFNLKDDWGFSIQPADWHKCWNFRGSRQDPYNVKNIFRTFSTGVNGTPMPSFADNSTVEERWHIANFVNSLCEREADGKPLSIDPLADKPKINFVVSSGVVEGEIPADPEHELWKNRARRYVAMGGQITHKPRNFVNRIDDIWVKSLYNDKHVVFMFQWDDRTKSVAEGKLPWAPTSVNVDVKEQDPKTGEEGSIAAHQNNYTVYNDAIAMQTAVKWKELPAPIKPRYLFGSNEQFPVDIVKWEADGSLRAFEGTGWDKDFTQRDTYEENIKILHSEWKNGRWTVIIQRPLGNKKDQDYDEDTFFEMGQYIPTVFFAWDGHNGDAGRKMAVSAFYYTFLEPPTPREAYIYPVVIAFGVVLLEGWVLTRRSNKRKGKTL
- a CDS encoding nitric oxide reductase, with product MGDLINEAISIGWPLLALLAGLLVYSLVSISDPVAKKRAIFKLFIGIIAAFMLLVAIAHYKTSFYEANRMLPVSLVLITAMCFMMGIYFPNQAALLKIGGFMFFVAAGLSGYGNWLPQVEGGFPPKEEKIQFESMTAQQLADEGEKIIFGGIGQNKVQGAIGKGQCPLCHAFHKGMLGERAPNLDGIPERAGKERLEDPKYSKGKPAGRDYAQKEAFPGAGTAENGQEYIAESHACPSCYVVAGFGVKGTNDKESPMPAIHKPPISLSLPELAAVDTWLYIREGRDAPTYEEIIKSYEKFVPEADRPKQQDDKAAGPPSALMADGTEPVDQIFAKAQCVACHTIPGIPGAVGTIGPKLEEGTNAPLRIKSADYKGTAKTTPDYIMESIISPSAYVVKPFPDNTMPKVFGQKLSAGALKKIVDYLSQVKAGSPPPKIS
- a CDS encoding cytochrome c; its protein translation is MKALMSVAALIGAVGILLLAGMIVDIIPSNTVRLVEGYMPMQVLFELTLFVAGFTGLSYMLSSMGMAVPRFWQGISFWAFILLYLKYRVYPPIPFSVRAMYGTVSLVSVFMWVSASEEDWKKFKQPIMNILDAQSGVNKLLRYAYLVVLPILIGGFSYNAMVPKSEEPIELRTVHPAPPASTKVHGKTYTLQTSQNPYRVNLEGKFDQEYSNANIVEQGMGRLMKPNANPWDKDAQGYLKYVREGGEIFFQNCHFCHGDNLNGRGLHAFAFNPIPANFTDPGTIAQLQETFIFWRVSKGGIGLPNEGFPWASVMPPWEQHLTVDEIWKVILFEYWHTGYYPRTWD
- a CDS encoding molybdenum cofactor guanylyltransferase, encoding MMERDITGVLLAGGKSRRMGEDKRHLVVGEQTLLERGLAVLRSIFQEVLVVIAQDSPVLDVDARVVRDLVPDCGSLGGLYTGLTEATAPYIFVVACDMPFLDQAVISQFTSRRTSTDIVMAKLAGRLHPMHALYSKRCLPVIEQMVLARQLKIQEIMSCEFLRAQYVTEADLLGIDPSGRSFQNVNTPADLEVARSLLAQSPPSGQ
- a CDS encoding glycosyltransferase family 9 protein, with the translated sequence MARTIVMIHPGGLGDVCLAVPAMIRLRNRFPSHRLLLCAGSQVSTLLLACRIIDDWTSVQRRACADLFAGSVTDQLQTWLEDCDLAIGWMEDVDGRLSGVLKAAGIREVIMRSPFSLMIYATHQRDRFLEAINEAPYDGEGHAGLMVSEPLLSLGQACLETAGLLSGQPFVIIHPGSGSVHKCVAPEILASVVSALQHSGMIPVILEGPADREPVERLFQACRQPPVVLKGLDIRTVAGVLAHARFFLGQDSGVTHMAGLLGVRTVALFGPTDPNRWAPSGTHVTIVQGLPCLCRSWGDVRRCEDQPCLKISQQDLVSLCLAQLREAVV